A single Nicotiana tabacum cultivar K326 chromosome 5, ASM71507v2, whole genome shotgun sequence DNA region contains:
- the LOC107789113 gene encoding adenylyl-sulfate kinase 3-like isoform X1 — protein MIVSCFMCMFLRLLFLPMLIKTAQVPSISEKGEGCYFLMSTVANPANIFWHDNLVGKTEREKLLNQQGCVVWITGLSGSGKSTIACSLGREFQARGKLSYILDGDNLRHGLNKNLGFSAESRAENIRRTGEVAKLFADAGLICIASLISPYRKDRDACRVLLPDKKFIEVFLNMPLQLCEERDPKGLYKLARAGKIKGFTGIDDPYEPPLNCEIEIQQKDGLVPAPNEMAGQVVSYMEDRGFLEA, from the exons ATGATTGTTTCTTGCTTTATGTGCATGTTTCTGCGTTTACTGTTCCTGCCAATGTTGATAAAAACTGCACAAGTCCCTTCAATTTCTGA GAAAGGCGAAGGGTGCTATTTCTTGATGTCTACAGTGGCCAATCCTGCAAACATATTCTGGCATGATAATCTAGTCGGTAAGACAGAAAGGGAAAAGCTGCTTAACCAACAGGGATGTGTTGTGTGGATTACAGGTCTCAGTGGATCAG GAAAAAGCACAATTGCATGTTCCCTAGGTAGAGAATTTCAGGCAAGGGGAAAGCTTTCGTACATTCTTGATGGTGACAACCTTAGGCATGGTCTGAACAAGAATCTTGGGTTCTCAGCAGAAAGCCGTGCTGAGAATATACGTAGGACTG GGGAAGTTGCAAAGCTCTTTGCGGATGCTGGATTAATTTGCATTGCAAGCCTGATATCTCCTTACAGAAAAGATCGAGATGCTTGTCGTGTGCTATTGCCAGATAAAAAGTTTATTGAg GTTTTTCTGAATATGCCTCTACAATTGTGTGAAGAAAGAGATCCAAAAGGCCTCTACAAGCTAGCTCGTGCAGGAAAGATCAAAG GTTTTACTGGAATAGATGATCCTTATGAACCACCTTTGAATTGTGAG ATTGAAATACAACAAAAAGATGGACTAGTTCCTGCACCAAATGAAATGGCTGGGCAAGTAGTCTCTTATATGGAGGACAGAGGCTTTTTGGAAGCTTAG
- the LOC107789113 gene encoding adenylyl-sulfate kinase 3-like isoform X3 — MSTVANPANIFWHDNLVGKTEREKLLNQQGCVVWITGLSGSGKSTIACSLGREFQARGKLSYILDGDNLRHGLNKNLGFSAESRAENIRRTGEVAKLFADAGLICIASLISPYRKDRDACRVLLPDKKFIEVFLNMPLQLCEERDPKGLYKLARAGKIKGFTGIDDPYEPPLNCEIEIQQKDGLVPAPNEMAGQVVSYMEDRGFLEA; from the exons ATGTCTACAGTGGCCAATCCTGCAAACATATTCTGGCATGATAATCTAGTCGGTAAGACAGAAAGGGAAAAGCTGCTTAACCAACAGGGATGTGTTGTGTGGATTACAGGTCTCAGTGGATCAG GAAAAAGCACAATTGCATGTTCCCTAGGTAGAGAATTTCAGGCAAGGGGAAAGCTTTCGTACATTCTTGATGGTGACAACCTTAGGCATGGTCTGAACAAGAATCTTGGGTTCTCAGCAGAAAGCCGTGCTGAGAATATACGTAGGACTG GGGAAGTTGCAAAGCTCTTTGCGGATGCTGGATTAATTTGCATTGCAAGCCTGATATCTCCTTACAGAAAAGATCGAGATGCTTGTCGTGTGCTATTGCCAGATAAAAAGTTTATTGAg GTTTTTCTGAATATGCCTCTACAATTGTGTGAAGAAAGAGATCCAAAAGGCCTCTACAAGCTAGCTCGTGCAGGAAAGATCAAAG GTTTTACTGGAATAGATGATCCTTATGAACCACCTTTGAATTGTGAG ATTGAAATACAACAAAAAGATGGACTAGTTCCTGCACCAAATGAAATGGCTGGGCAAGTAGTCTCTTATATGGAGGACAGAGGCTTTTTGGAAGCTTAG
- the LOC107789114 gene encoding uncharacterized protein LOC107789114, with product MDLETEWEILPNNGLLEIHDYGGQNISFRKYDSQFVDSTEHSRVPNQLIVPLPNQLNPSIQNIQEDDEVIKEVITKVPVEGATVVENEQDQVSQVFFKKMKETEYENMKLDSPKFSNKTCVSQIDSDPLQFEDNAEVIDKESTVIKKRENMEADIEKNNSGLNLWNWSFTGIGAICSFGIAAAAICIFIGNHQKQKQNKQNQKLKFQFSDDKKMKQVVEQPTKLNEAICGVRGVPITNKRITDVEGLLLRSLEHIQDCLSVS from the exons ATGGATCTTGAAACTGAGTGGGAAATTCTTCCTAATAATGGACTTCTTGAAATCCATGATTATGGAGGCCAAAATATTTCCTTTAGGAAATATGATTCTCAATTTGTCGACTCAACAGAGCACTCTAGAGTGCCAAATCAACTAATTGTTCCACTCCCAAATCAGCTGAATCCAAGTATACAAAATATccaagaagatgatgaggttaTTAAAGAAGTTATCACTAAGGTTCCAGTTGAG GGAGCAACTGTGGTGGAAAATGAACAAGATCAAGTGTCACAAGTTTTCTTCAAGAAAATGAAGGAAACAGAATATGAAAACATGAAATTGGACTCACCCAAGTTCAGTAACAAGACTTGTGTGTCTCAAATTGATTCAGATCCTTTGCAGTTTGAGGATAACGCTGAGGTAATTGACAAAGAGAGTACTGTGATCAAGAAAAGAGAAAACATGGAAGCAGATATTGAAAAGAACAATAGTGGATTGAACTTATGGAACTGGAGCTTCACTGGAATTGGTGCTATTTGCTCCTTTGGGATTGCTGCTGCTGCCATTTGCATCTTCATAGGAAATCACcaaaaacagaaacaaaataagCAGAATCAGAAGCTTAAATTCCAATTTTCTGATGACAAG AAAATGAAGCAAGTGGTTGAGCAGCCAACAAAGTTGAATGAAGCAATTTGTGGAGTAAGAGGAGTTCCTATAACAAACAAACGCATCACAGACGTTGAGGGGTTACTATTACGCTCCTTGGAGCATATTCAAGACTGTTTATCAGTCTCATGA
- the LOC107789113 gene encoding adenylyl-sulfate kinase 3-like isoform X2 gives MHQLLNCVAKSRILLRCSKFNIYMYKRKGEGCYFLMSTVANPANIFWHDNLVGKTEREKLLNQQGCVVWITGLSGSGKSTIACSLGREFQARGKLSYILDGDNLRHGLNKNLGFSAESRAENIRRTGEVAKLFADAGLICIASLISPYRKDRDACRVLLPDKKFIEVFLNMPLQLCEERDPKGLYKLARAGKIKGFTGIDDPYEPPLNCEIEIQQKDGLVPAPNEMAGQVVSYMEDRGFLEA, from the exons ATGCACCAACTGCTTAACTGTGTGGCGAAGTCAAGAATTTTGCTAAGGTGTTCAAagtttaatatatatatgtataaaag GAAAGGCGAAGGGTGCTATTTCTTGATGTCTACAGTGGCCAATCCTGCAAACATATTCTGGCATGATAATCTAGTCGGTAAGACAGAAAGGGAAAAGCTGCTTAACCAACAGGGATGTGTTGTGTGGATTACAGGTCTCAGTGGATCAG GAAAAAGCACAATTGCATGTTCCCTAGGTAGAGAATTTCAGGCAAGGGGAAAGCTTTCGTACATTCTTGATGGTGACAACCTTAGGCATGGTCTGAACAAGAATCTTGGGTTCTCAGCAGAAAGCCGTGCTGAGAATATACGTAGGACTG GGGAAGTTGCAAAGCTCTTTGCGGATGCTGGATTAATTTGCATTGCAAGCCTGATATCTCCTTACAGAAAAGATCGAGATGCTTGTCGTGTGCTATTGCCAGATAAAAAGTTTATTGAg GTTTTTCTGAATATGCCTCTACAATTGTGTGAAGAAAGAGATCCAAAAGGCCTCTACAAGCTAGCTCGTGCAGGAAAGATCAAAG GTTTTACTGGAATAGATGATCCTTATGAACCACCTTTGAATTGTGAG ATTGAAATACAACAAAAAGATGGACTAGTTCCTGCACCAAATGAAATGGCTGGGCAAGTAGTCTCTTATATGGAGGACAGAGGCTTTTTGGAAGCTTAG